One Phaseolus vulgaris cultivar G19833 chromosome 4, P. vulgaris v2.0, whole genome shotgun sequence DNA window includes the following coding sequences:
- the LOC137838293 gene encoding uncharacterized protein → MDNSEEFEQELYDGVDVWDNLHDDDIEKSLSNKAIDNISKGYECTNSFTTDEVFRIRDELLMWVIKVAFHFGFFYCDIEIEYFNWPTRKEDICIIRLQGYPVKNDEGWILKLFCGSHNHALTNTLVAHPYAGRFTCSKKLMLMDMTDSVVKPINTLLTMKEHNEKKCDHNKASLQCTIFVQKIRTSKGFISKTPPTKSIPMLDKFFLGIHPYIVDIVDVKADDHCGYRAIGGLLGMRKDSWANISSDKWMTILDMGYVIAN, encoded by the exons ATGGACAATAGTGAAGAATTTGAACAAGAACTATATGATGGGGTTGATGTGTGGGACAATCTACATGATGACGATATTGAGAAGTCATTATCTAACAAAGCAATAGACAATATATCGAAGGGATATGAATGTACAAATTCGTTTACTACAGATGAG GTATTTCGTATTCGGGATGAACTCTTGATGTGGGTTATAAAAGTTGCGTTTcactttggttttttttattgtgatatTGAGATCGAATACTTCAACTGGCCAACGAGGAAGGAAGACATTTGTATTATTAG ATTACAAGGGTATCCAGTAAAGAATGATGAAGGATggatattgaaattattttgtgGGTCTCATAATCATGCGTTGACAAATACATTGGTTGCTCATCCATATGCTGGTAGGTTCACATGTAGCAAGAAGTTAATGCTTATGGACATGACAGACAGTGTAGTGAAGCCCATAAATACTTTGCTAACAATGAAAGAACATAATGAGAAAAAATGTGACCACAATAAAGCAAGTTTACAATGCACGATATTTGTACAGAAAATCAGAACGAG CAAGGGATTTATTTCGAAGACTCCTCCGACCAAATCAATACCAATGCTAGATAAATTTTTTCTGGGAATTCATCCTTACATTGTTGATATTGTTGACGTTAAGGCTGACGATCATTGTGGCTATCGTGCGATTGGTGGATTATTGGGTATGAGAAAGGATTCTTGGGCTAAT ATAAGTTCAGATAAGTGGATGACAATTCTGGATATGGGATACGTTATTGCAAATTGA
- the LOC137837287 gene encoding co-chaperone protein p23-2 — protein sequence MSRHPEVLWAQRSDKVYLTVALPDAKDVSVKCEPQGLFSFSASGVQDESYSFSLELYGSIEPEGCKTKSGLRNILCSVQKGEKGWWKRLLKSEEKPAPYLKVDWNKWCDEDEESTSDLVSDDDSRFVDQDEGSSDDDGMLYLPDLEKARG from the exons ATGAG TCGCCATCCTGAAGTTCTGTGGGCTCAACGTTCTGATAAGGTTTACCTTACTGTTGCTCTACCTGATGCCAAGGATGTTTCTGTGAAGTGTGAGCCTCAGGGTTTGTTTAGTTTCTCTGCTTCGGGGGTTCAAGATGAATCCTACAGCTTTAGCTTGGAACTTTATGGATCCATTGAACCTGAG GGTTGTAAAACTAAATCTGGCTTAAGAAACATACTATGCTCAGTTCAGAAAGGAGAAAAAGGTTGGTGGAAGAGGCTATTGAAGTCTGAAGAGAAACCTGCTCCGTACCTGAAGGTTGATTGGAACAAATGgtgtgatgaagatgaagagtCAACTT CTGATTTGGTATCTGATGATGATTCTCGG TTTGTTGATCAAGATGAGGGGAGCAGTGATGATGATGGAATGTTGT ATCTTCCTGACTTGGAAAAGGCTAGGGGATAG